cttccttctccagcTCTGGCTGCTTTCTCTCTCTGATGTGGGTCACCCCTCCTCCCAAGTCTCACAAACCTGCTAGGTGTCCCTGAGTCTGCTTATTCTTTTgatgttgttgagatggagtcttgctctgtgtcccacactggagtgcagtggcatgattttggctcactgcgacttctgcctcccggattcaagtgattctcctacctcagcctcccaagtagctgggattacaggtgcttgccaccacacccagctaatttttgtatttttagtagagacgggattccgctatgttggccaggatggtcttgaactcctgacctcaagtgattcgcccacctcagcctcccaaagtgctgggattacaggtgtgagccattgcacccagtcaGGTCTGCttattcttcccttctctctggtTCCACCCCTACCGCAGTGGACAAGCTGTGCTGAGGTCGTCTCCCAAGAAAAAACTATGTTCCCCAACTTGACAGATGTCAGGGAGGTGGTGACAGACCAGTTTCTATGCAGTGGGACCCAGGAGGATGAGAGTCCCTGCAAGGGTGAGTCCCTCACCATGCCTGGATTCCCAAAGGGGAAGGCCACCTGTCTCTGTGGCCAGCATGCATGCCAGAACACCAGTCCACTGCCCTGTATGACCCTGTCTCCTATCACCTTTTGCTGGCAGGAGAATCTGGGGGAGCAGTTTTCCTTGAGCGGAGATTCAGGTTTTTTCAGGTGAGAAGGTGGAAGCTTGCAGGACCCAGGGGTTACAGGATGTCAGCCTTGTTGGGGGGATGAGGGAGGCCTTTGAGGGATCTAGGGAGGTTGGGGCTTACAGCTGGAGCTGTGGCAGCCTCCCAGCCagttctctccttttctccaggTGGGTCTGGTGAGCTGGGGTCTTTACAACCCCTGCCTTGGCTCTGCTGACAAAAACTCCCGCAAAAGGGCCCCTCGTAGCAAGGTCCCGCCGCCACGAGACTTTCACATCAATCTTTTCCGCATGCAGCCCTGGCTGAGGCAGCACCTGGGGGATGTTCTGAATTTTTTACCCCTTTAGTCATGGCCACTGAGCCCTCTGCTGTCCTGCTAGAATCTGTCCCCCCTCCATCTTCTACCTCTGAATGCCCACCCTTAGACCCTGTGACCCATGCTGTCTCCTAGTTGAGTAAATCCGGGTCTCTAGGATGCCAGAGGCAGCGCACACAAGCTGGGAAATCCTCAGGGCTCCTACCAGCGGGACTGCCTCGCTGCCCCACCTCCCGCTCCTTGGCCTGTCCCCAAATTTCTCCCCTGCTTGACTTGACTCATGCTCATTTCACTTTCATATGGAATTTCCCAgttatgaaattaataaaaatcagtGGTTTCCACATCTGTCTGTGCCTCTATCTGGAGGCCAGGTAGGGCTGGCCTGGGGGGAAGGGGAGGCCAGAATGACTCCAAGAGCCACAGGAAGGCAGGTCAGAGACCCCACTGGACAAACAGTGGCTGGACTCTGCACCATAACACACAAGCAACAGGGAGTGAGCTGGATCCTTATTTCTGGTCCCTAAGTGGGTGGTCTGGGCTTGTTGGGGAGGAGCTGAGGCCAGAGAGGAGGTACTGAAGGGAAGAGTCCTGGACCTTGGGCAGCAAAGGGTGGGACTTCTGCAGTTTCTGTTTCCTTGACTGGCAGCTCAGCGGGGCCCTCCCGCTTGGATGTTCCGGGAAAGTGATGTGGGTAGGACAGGCGGGGCAAGCTGCAGGTGCCAGAACACAGATTGCATAAAAGGCTGGGAgctggtggggggcaggggaagggaatGTGACCAGGTCTAGGTCTGGAGTTTCAGCTTGGACACTGAGCCAAGCAGACAAGCAAAACAAGCCAGGACACGCCATCCTGCCCCAGGCCCAGCTTCTCTCCTGCCTTCTAACGCCATGGGGAGCAATCTCAGCCCCCAGCTCTGCCTGATGCCCTTCATCTTGGGCCTCTTGTCTGGAGGTAAGTGAGGGTAACCTTCCCTTCCTGCTGTCCCCAACATCCCTCCTTGGCCTTTCGGGGCCAGGCTTCATCAGCCTTTCTCTTCAGGTGTGACCACCACTCCATTGTCTTTGGCCCGGCCTCAAGGATCCTGCTCTCTGGAGGGGGTAGAGATCAAAGGTGGCTCCTTCCAACTTCTCCAAGAGGGCCAGGCACTGGAGTACGTGTGTCCTTCTGGCTTCTACCCGTACCCCGTGCAGACACGTACCTGCAGATCCACGGGGTCCTGGAGCACCATGCAGACTCAAGATCAAAAGACTGTCAAGAAGGCAGAGTGCAGAGGTTTGAGGGCAATGAGTGTGGGCAGTGGCCTAAGGGAGAAACAGGGCAGGTGGCAGCAAGGTCAGGACTAGGATGAGACTAGGCAGGGTGACAAGGTGGGCTGACCAGGAGTAGGAGCAGTTTTAGGGTTgtagagggaaaggaaggaaaaaaaagaggagttaACCTTTAGTAAGCATTTACCCTGGGCTTCCACGCAGCCCTGGAAGTCAAGAGAACACTCAGCAATGGGGAGGGGGGAGCCGCGGAAACCCCTATGGGTTGAAGGGTAGGTAAGATGCAGCTTCTGCGGGACTGGGAATGCTCTGTTTCTCAGTGACCTGGTCTCTGAGACCAGGAGGGATACACCTGAGGCAGCCTTTCCCTCTTGATGACTTCTACTTGTCTCCCCTTCTCAAAGCAATCCACTGTCCAAGACCACAGGACTTCGAGAACGGGGAATACAGGCCCCGGTCTCCCTACTACAATGTGAGTGATGAGATCTCTTTCCACTGCTATGACGGTTACACTCTCCGGGGCTCTGCCAATCGCACCTGCCAAGTGAATGGCCGGTGGAGTGGGCAGACAGCGATCTGTGACAACGGAGGTGAGAAGCATCCTCTCCCCCCACATTGCTGTCTCCCTGACAGAGCCTAGCCTGAGGAGTGGGCACTTGCCCCTGGACACTGTTAACTCTTGCTCTCTACCTTGCCCGCGGGGCCTCAGGCTTCAGCGCTTACCTCCATGTCTCATGCCTCTGCAGCGGGGTACTGCTCCAACCCAGGCATCCCCATTGGCACAAGGAAGGTGGGCAGCCGGTACCGCCTTGAAGACAGCGTCACCTACCACTGCAGCCGGGGGCTTACCCTGCGTGGCTCCCAGCGGCGAACGTGTCAGGAAGGTGGCTCTTGGAGCGGGACGGAGCCTTCCTGCCAAGGTGACCCTTGACCTGTACCCCCAGGTCAGATCCTGATCTTGCATCCTACTGTATTCTCTCCCCACCTCAACCCTGCTCTTTCCTCACTTCTTTTAAACCTCCCTCTAGAACTGTCTCACTTCTGAGCCTTTTCTACCCTGGAAACCCACAATCCCCCATCTCTTTGGTCACTGTGTCCCTGACACTCCCAGACATTTGACCTCATTTCTGACTCTCCCAGACTCCTTCACGTACGACACCCCTCAAGAGGTGGCCGAAGCTTTCCTGTCTTCCCTGACGGAGACCATAGAAGGAGTTGATGCCGAGGATGGGCACAGCCCAGGTTTGAAGGCAGAGaggggaggcagggcagggaacTGGGGAAAAACGGAGAAGGGACAAGAGAATAGTTCATGCTGAAGCCTGAGTCACTATCCTGGCACCCAGGGGAACAACAGAAGCGGAAGATCGTCCTAGACCCTTCAGGCTCCATGAACATCTACCTGGTGCTAGATGGATCAGACAGCATTGGGGCCAGCAACTTCACAGGAGCCAAAAAGTGTCTAGTCAACTTAATTGAGAAGGTGGAGTCCTCCTATCCCTGAACTTGGGGGAATGGAATCTCGCTGATCTTCCAAGACTGGCTCCCTGATCATTACAGCCCTTCTGAACCGCAGGGCCCCAGGAAAGTCTCCAGGTTCTATTCTGTCCTCCTTCCCTTGTACTTGATTCCTCCATGAACCTCAGCGCTTGAGCCTCTTCCTAAGAGCCTCCCTGTCCCAGCAACGTTGCTGAAGTCTCCCAATCACAGTATTCTTTCAATGCCATGGCGCCTTGTTCTCCTCACCCACAGGTGGCAAGTTATGGTGTGAAGCCAAGATATGGTCTAGTGACATATGCCACATACCCCAGAATTTGGGTCAAAGTGTCTGACCGAGACAGCAGTAATGCAGACTGGGTCACGAAGAGGCTCAATGAAATCAATTATGAAGGTCAGAGGTTAGGGAATGGTGGGAGGTTCACTTTGGGGTCAGGAGGTTCAGGAGTGTTGTCTGGAGGGGGTCATGAGACTACCTTGAGGGCAACAGGGGGACCACTTTGTAGTCAAAGGTTGAACAGCAGGGTCATTGGGCAATGGAGGTTAGTGGGAACCTGCTGAGGGCTGGAAGGGCCACTTTGTGGTCAAAGGGAAGTCCGTGTGATGATGATTAACTTAAAAAGTTGAAAGATGTGAGACTTCAGTTGCAGATTGGTCTCTGGGGTTAAAAGATGGCTTGGAAGACCAGGTGAGGTGATGCTCTCTTCCCTCTCCACAGACCACAAGTTGAAGTCAGGGACTAACACCAAGAGGGCCCTCCAGGCAGTGTACAGCATGATGAGTTGGCCAGAGGACATCCCTCCTGAAGGCTGGAACCGCACCCGCCATGTTATCATCCTCATGACCGATGGTCAGAAGGGACCtctctcctgtcccagcctccccaccTTCTCAGACCAGCATGCGGCCCTTAAGTCCACTTGTAACACTATACCCATGGTTGGGGCCCTGAATGTGACTCATAGCTGGCTGTTCATCTCCCCTGTGACCCTTTATAAGGAATTCTTCCTAAAGCCCTGTGATCAACTACCTCTAACCCTTCCTCAACTTACTCACCCTGCCACGTGTATCACTGCCTCTAGCCAATTTATCTTATCTCCTACCCTCATGGTCCCGTCTCTTCTGCAGGATTGCACAACATGGGTGGTGACCCAATTACTGTCATTGATGAGATCCGGGACTTGTTATACATCGGCAAGGATCGCAAAAACCCAAGGGAGGATTATCTGGGTGAGTAACCTGCCTAGGACCCAGCACCCTACTTCCTCAGGGCTCGGACCCtcatccttcctttttctccctcagaTATCTATGTGTTTGGGGTTGGACCTTTGGTGGACGAAGTGAACATCAATGCTTTGGCTTCCAAGAAAGACGGTGAGAAACATGTATTCAAAGTCAAGGATATGGAAGACCTGGAAAACGTTTTCTTCCAAATGATTGGTAGGCAGATACAAGGGAATAAAGAACGCAACTCTCCTCAGGTTCCCCTGAAGTAATTCATTCTTCCTCTACCCCTGAAGCTCTAGTTGCCTAGAAAGCCTTCTTCATTCCTCCTTCTCTACCTCAGTATCACTATTTTTGTTTCCTGGCACTGTTTACTTCTTAACCTTAGAATCACAGAGCTCTAAGCACTTCAGAGATCTTTCTATAGTCCTATATTTGACACATGTGGAAACAGAGGCCAAAGGAGGTCAAGGGGCAGCAAGCTAGCAACAGGGTTGGGCTTGAAAACAGCCAGGCCTCTGATAGCTTGATCCCAAGTTCTTTCCCTTTCCACTCCACCATAGCAGTTTTCTCCTAACATGAGGAAACAAATACCTGTggcctttccttttctccttttgggCCTCTGCTCCCCATAGACTCCTACCCAAAGGCTGCTGCCGTTTGGGAATGAAGTGTTCCGAGTTTTCAGCACATTCTCCTTCTCTGCCAGATGAAAGCCAGTCTCTGAGTCTCTGTGGCATGGTTTGGGAACACAGGACGGGTACCGATTACCACAAGCAACCATGGCAGGCCAAGATCTCAGTCACTGTAAGCACAGAATCCCAGTAGTGAGGACTTGGGGGAGGTGAGGTCAAGGTGAAATGGGAGTAGGGGAAGGGCAAAATGGCCGTAAGAGATGGTGGTTTGTGAAAGTTGAATTTTCCCTTTCTACTGTTCTGTTCCCAGCGTCCTTCGAAGGGACATGAGAGCTGTATGGGGGCTGTGGTGTCTGAGTACTTTGTGCTGACAGCAGCACATTGTTTTACTGTGGACGACAAGGAACACTCGATCAAGGTCAGCGTGGGTAAGGATGCAACTGAAGGTCCCGGGCACCCTCCAGGCAACACCTTCCACTTTCTACAGATCCCACACTCCACTCATCTGCGATGCAGCCCCATCCCTTGCACCCCAGACCAGTCAGGGATGGGGAAGACTTGAAGTTAGGAATGACATGGGGCCAGAGGCAAGAAGCTGCCCACAAAGAGGTGGTACCTATTCTCCTACTTCAGGAGAGAAGAAGCGGGACCTGGAGATAGAAAAAGTCCTATTTCACCCCAACTACAACATTAGTGGGAAAAAAGAAGCAGGAATTCCTGAATTTTATGACTATGACGTTGCCCTGATCAAGCTCAAGAATAAGTTGAATTATGACCCGACTATCAGGTGAGAGCATCCAGATCCCTGAGGAAAGGCTGGAGGACTGGGGTGAGGAGCAGGCCTAATTTGCTGTTCTTTCTCCCTGTCCTTTATAGGCCCATTTGTCTCCCCTGCACCGAGGGAACAACTCGAGCTTTGAGGCTTCCTCCAACTACCACTTGccagcaacagagtaagacataCTAGGGGAGAGAGTAAGGATGAGATCCCGAGACAAGTGAGGCATGAGAGGGAGGTGCAATAGGAAGAGACGATGCCTGGCCCAGAACCTAGCACTAGGAAGGGCTTAGGGGACATCTGCTGAGTGACAAAGTCAATAGGGAGATGACAGTGGTGGGAGCAGCTGAAGTGATGCAGTCTATTTGTCCAGAGGAAGAACTGCTCCCTGCACAGGATATCAAAGCTCTGTTTGTGTCTGAGGAGAAGAAGAAGCTGACTCGGAAGGAGGTCTACATCAAGAATGGGGATAAGGTGAGAAATGGGCATCCTAAGGAGGCACTCTAGGCCCTAATCCTTCCTAAGCCACCTCTGTTCATTACCTTTCTCCATGCTTCCCACCTCCCCTACAGAAAGGCAGCTGTGAGAGAGATGCTCAATATGCCCCAGGCTATGACAAAGTCAAGGACATCTCGGAGGTGGTCACCCCTCGGTTCCTTTGTACTGGAGGAGTGAGTCCCTATGCTGACCCCAATACTTGCAGAGGTGAGAGAACGCTCTCCGGTTGTGTTGCAAGTGCCCGAGGGCCAGGAGTCCTTTTCCCTACAGCTTCTCCTCTCCTTGCAGGTGATTCTGGCGGCCCCTTGATAGTTCACAAGAGAAGTCGTTTCATTCAAGTGAGTCCTCCCTTTCCTATCTGGGGAGATGCCAAGTGCTCAGCATGGGCCCCAAAGCAGGAAAGCTCAATGCATGTGGCTAGTAATTCAAGGTGGGCAGAGCCTGCCTCACCTTAGGACTGCATGTCTGGCCTGTGTGTGTCAAGAATGAGGCTGAGCTGGGTCCCTAGCCTGATTCCTTTAGGTCAGCTAAGACACAATTAGGAACAGTCATGCTTCCAGGATTAGGAATTCTACTGAATGATCCATGGCACCCCACTGCCTCTGCAGGTTGGTGTAATCAGCTGGGGAGTAGTGGATGTCTGCAAAAACCAGAAGCGGCAAAAGCAGGTACCTGCTCACGCCCGAGACTTTCACGTCAACCTCTTCCAAGTGCTGCCCTGGCTGAAGGAGAAACTCCAAGATGAGGATTTGGGTTTTCTATAAGGGGTTTCCTGCTGGACAGGGGCGGGGGATTGAATTAAAACAGCTGCGACAACACTTGTGTTCCAGATCCTTTTGGGGCAAGGGAGTGGGGAACAGGCATTGGCCATGTTGTTACACTGAGATCAAACCTGACACCCGTTTTTAAAGGCTTAACCCCAATCCCAAGTGCTGAAAaaccagaggctgagggagatgTGTAAGCTTCCACCTCAGTGTTTTACTGAGACCAGC
Above is a genomic segment from Piliocolobus tephrosceles isolate RC106 chromosome 5, ASM277652v3, whole genome shotgun sequence containing:
- the LOC111523926 gene encoding complement factor B isoform X1, translated to MGSNLSPQLCLMPFILGLLSGGVTTTPLSLARPQGSCSLEGVEIKGGSFQLLQEGQALEYVCPSGFYPYPVQTRTCRSTGSWSTMQTQDQKTVKKAECRAIHCPRPQDFENGEYRPRSPYYNVSDEISFHCYDGYTLRGSANRTCQVNGRWSGQTAICDNGAGYCSNPGIPIGTRKVGSRYRLEDSVTYHCSRGLTLRGSQRRTCQEGGSWSGTEPSCQDSFTYDTPQEVAEAFLSSLTETIEGVDAEDGHSPGEQQKRKIVLDPSGSMNIYLVLDGSDSIGASNFTGAKKCLVNLIEKVASYGVKPRYGLVTYATYPRIWVKVSDRDSSNADWVTKRLNEINYEDHKLKSGTNTKRALQAVYSMMSWPEDIPPEGWNRTRHVIILMTDGLHNMGGDPITVIDEIRDLLYIGKDRKNPREDYLDIYVFGVGPLVDEVNINALASKKDGEKHVFKVKDMEDLENVFFQMIDESQSLSLCGMVWEHRTGTDYHKQPWQAKISVTRPSKGHESCMGAVVSEYFVLTAAHCFTVDDKEHSIKVSVGEKKRDLEIEKVLFHPNYNISGKKEAGIPEFYDYDVALIKLKNKLNYDPTIRPICLPCTEGTTRALRLPPTTTCQQQKEELLPAQDIKALFVSEEKKKLTRKEVYIKNGDKKGSCERDAQYAPGYDKVKDISEVVTPRFLCTGGVSPYADPNTCRGDSGGPLIVHKRSRFIQVGVISWGVVDVCKNQKRQKQVPAHARDFHVNLFQVLPWLKEKLQDEDLGFL